The following proteins are co-located in the Poecile atricapillus isolate bPoeAtr1 chromosome 2, bPoeAtr1.hap1, whole genome shotgun sequence genome:
- the LOC131575559 gene encoding leucine-rich repeat-containing protein 40-like — protein MVAVTSPRRASPGPDPLWRYLTEHDPKYEGKKKLKISGRELLSVPIEVFGLDQLQVLEMSPEREGCLRYRMELLPQEIGHLRNLTCLYVDSNNLKKIPAEIGTLSCLERLTLSNNSLSSLPAETGALQRLHSLHLANNSLTELPAPLCQLRSLTFLDVSDNEIDTIPSSIRHLQKLEMLLLLFNSLESLPEDVCLLRNLHTLWLGNNHLWSLPATFGELVNLDWGYNYCSRNFEGNPLESPPPEVCSRGPEGIRDYFSSLCRIWRD, from the coding sequence ATGGTTGCAGTCACCTCTCCCAGACGTGCTTCTCCAGGTCCTGATCCACTCTGGAGGTACCTTACAGAGCATGATCCGAAATATGAAGGGAAGAAGAAACTCAAGATCTctggcagagagctgctgtcagtcCCTATAGAGGTCTTTGGTTTGGaccagctgcaggtgctggagaTGAGCCCAGAACGAGAGGGCTGCCTGAGGTACAGGATGGAGCTCCTTCCCCAGGAGATCGGCCACCTGAGGAACCTCACCTGCCTTTATGTGGACTCCAACAACTTGAAGAAAATCCCTGCTGAAATTGGCACTTTGAGTTGCTTGGAGAGGCTCACTCTGAGCAACAACAGCCTGAGCTCGCTGCCCGCAGAGACGGGGGCACTCCAAAGGCTGCACAGCCTCCACCTTGCCAACAACAGCCTCACTGAGTTACCTGCACCCCTCTGCCAGCTGAGGAGCCTCACCTTTCTGGATGTGAGTGACAATGAAATAGATACCATCCCCTCCAGCATTCGGCATCTGCAGAAACTGGAAATGCTGCTATTGCTCTTTAACTCACTGGAGAGCCTTCCTGAGGATGTCTGCCTTCTAAGGAATCTGCACACACTTTGGTTGGGAAACAACCATCTATGGTCCCTTCCAGCAACCTTTGGGGAGCTGGTGAACCTGGACTGGGGATACAACTACTGCTCACGCAATTTTGAGGGGAATCCACTGGAGAGTCCTCCCCCTGAAGTCTGCAGCAGAGGCCCTGAAGGGATCAGAGACTATTTCTCATCACTTTGTAGGATTTGGAGAGACTAA